From Anopheles funestus chromosome 3RL, idAnoFuneDA-416_04, whole genome shotgun sequence, a single genomic window includes:
- the LOC125769506 gene encoding SET and MYND domain-containing protein 4-like produces the protein MEQLNQLIAYCEPNSYVLKVAYLGRALMAYKSEEDFYCMYNIWDAEEIDAILNFPNESAKREFDELYDRAHSRRLGNRYPSPYNDRSNCINYVVCNNSPRYGRYLHGKWNVMKGNLVLRELPFVRLLLSGDRWMRCHHCLIYAPLVLIPCRGCSIMLYCSKSCRDRAKQEYHSFECPIIFMLLSQYTPIEVLALRSTICAYKKFYEMPSVLENFIRSVCMSEKWVHQYCNPNGRYKNPEDAYGKVYQLATNRSRLTREKLTIDGLRGVALAKLLVRANNIPTSNVKLLAELTVRHMHILRVNALVLHCSLDAEP, from the coding sequence ATGGAGCAACTGAATCAGCTCATTGCTTACTGTGAGCCCAATTCCTACGTGCTGAAGGTGGCATATCTGGGCAGGGCTTTAATGGCGTACAAATCTGAGGAAGATTTCTATTGCATGTATAATATATGGGATGCTGAGGAAATTGATGCGATCCTAAATTTTCCCAACGAATCTGCAAAGCGTGAGTTCGACGAATTGTACGATAGGGCGCACAGTCGACGATTAGGTAATCGTTATCCGTCTCCATATAACGACCGCAGCAACTGCATTAATTATGTCGTGTGCAATAATTCGCCGAGGTATGGCCGATATCTGCACGGCAAATGGAATGTGATGAAGGGAAACTTGGTTCTGCGCGAGTTACCATTCGTGAGACTACTGCTGTCTGGAGACCGTTGGATGAGGTGTCATCACTGCCTGATCTACGCTCCCCTTGTTCTGATTCCGTGCCGAGGCTGCTCGATAATGTTGTACTGCTCGAAATCGTGCCGGGACCGTGCCAAACAGGAGTACCATTCGTTCGAGTGTCCCATTATCTTTATGCTGCTGTCTCAGTATACGCCCATCGAGGTTCTCGCGTTGCGTTCCACGATCTGTGCGTACAAGAAGTTTTATGAAATGCCGAGCGTACTGGAGAATTTCATACGTTCTGTGTGTATGTCCGAGAAATGGGTACATCAGTACTGCAACCCGAACGGGCGCTACAAAAATCCGGAGGACGCCTATGGAAAGGTCTACCAATTGGCTACCAACCGAAGCCGTTTGACGAGAGAAAAACTGACCATCGACGGCTTAAGGGGTGTCGCGCTGGCTAAGCTTCTCGTGCGCGCGAATAATATACCGACCAGTAACGTGAAACTGCTGGCCGAGCTGACCGTGCGCCATATGCACATCCTACGTGTCAACGCACTGGTGCTCCATTGTTCGCTGGACGCAGAGCCGTAG